In a genomic window of Gossypium arboreum isolate Shixiya-1 chromosome 9, ASM2569848v2, whole genome shotgun sequence:
- the LOC108456369 gene encoding uncharacterized protein LOC108456369 gives MEDNKETLKSSLEILILSYLHIVLIKAIREINKPLLLKGKQHKHLSDTSWKRYMEMENDSVQKSLVWLHAVLQSKIGHGLEATVLQGLQITHAEKGLMRFDFVVPNAVSDVDGNWHVGALATMLDLIGPVTTFSFANRVISTVDFNVSYYSTAKIQEHVEVESKVIANRGNLIHVVVEVRRKGNGEVIAVGKLWMASDKRTVAEVSNARQL, from the exons ATGGAAGACAACAAAGAAACCTTGAAATCATCGCTAGAAATTCTCATCTTATCATATCTTCACATCGTTCTTATCAAAGCCATAAGAGAAATAAATAAGCCATTACTGCTAAAAGGGAAACAGCACAAGCATCTATCTGACACAAGTTGGAAAAGATATATGGAAATGGAAAATGATTCCGTACAGAAATCCCTTGTATGGCTTCATGCTGTTCTTCAATCTAAAATAGGCCATGGATTAGAAGCCACAGTCCTCCAAGGACTGCAAATCACTCATGCCGAAAAGGGTTTAATGCGATTCGATTTCGTCGTTCCAAATGCTGTCTCG GATGTTGATGGAAATTGGCATGTTGGAGCTTTAGCAACTATGCTCGACCTCATCGGACCCGTTACTACTTTCTCTTTTGCCAATCGTGTTATTAGTACGGTTGACTTCAACGTTTCATATTATTCAACAGCTAAGATTCAA GAACATGTGGAGGTAGAATCAAAGGTAATTGCAAATAGAGGAAACCTCATACATGTGGTGGTTGAAGTTAGAAGGAAAGGAAATGGAGAGGTAATTGCTGTAGGAAAATTGTGGATGGCTTCAGATAAACGCACTGTTGCTGAAGTGAGTAATGCTCGACAACTTTGA
- the LOC108454597 gene encoding uncharacterized protein LOC108454597 — translation MGGAKAKSGAMDKEKKKKGTLVWRPVCTQDSSLKEPVIKDVTVGLESDCQMQKSNDKVIEVKNAIVNSKALEDDIEDEAMKEKPELSATKHSLSIQVGASVIRFVKGKAGSTKEKIEKETGVRIILPSSKQNDSIFIEGTSADSVAKASEEIQRVIDEAVKTASFDYSHFVSLPLAIHPELVSKLVGFQNSILGSSDACIDENPDGNSDGDNSEDSAQEQQLGKESDISVELEVVDDEGSVKVDVSVRPLDSNAPKENEEPKSSNKLGIGKSIFIKPQTFHLTVLMLKLWNQKRVDLAAQVLKSTSLRVLDALDNRPVFVRLKGLDLMRGSLAKARVVYAPAEEIGSENRLLHACKIMIDAFVEAGLVIDKDAKSELKLHATVMNARHRKRGKKGRFSSFNALAIFEHFGSEEWGEYLIREAHLSQRFKYDENGYYHCCASIPFPENISS, via the exons ATGGGTGGGGCAAAAGCTAAGTCTGGTGCCATGGACaaggagaagaaaaagaaaggtaCTCTCGTATGGAGACCGGTTTGTACTCAAGATAGTTCCCTCAAAG AGCCTGTGATAAAGGATGTGACTGTCGGGTTAGAAAGTGATTGTCAAATGCAAAAATCAAATGACAAGGTAATTGAAGTTAAAAATGCCATTGTCAATTCTAAAGCCTTGGAGGATGATATTGAAGACGAAGCAATGAAAGAAAAGCCAGAGCTTTCAGCTACAAAGCATTCACTTTCCATTCAa GTTGGTGCATCTGTAATTCGATTTGTTAAAGGGAAAGC GGGATCTACAAAGGAAAAGATTGAAAAGGAGACTGGGGTTCGGATAATCCTTCCATCATCTAAGCAGAATGATTCCATTT TCATTGAAGGCACTTCAGCTGATAGTGTAGCTAAAGCTTCAGAAGAGATACAACGTGTAATTGATGAG GCTGTTAAAACTGCAAGTTTTGACTACTCTCACTTCGTATCACTTCCATTGGCTATACATCCGGAGTTGGTTAGCAAGCTCGTAGGCTTTCAGAACTCCATATTGGGAAGTAGTGATGCTTGCATAGATGAAAATCCAGACGGCAACTCAGATGGAGATAATTCTGAAGATAGTGCTCAAGAGCAGCAGTTAGGTAAAGAATCCGACATTTCAGTTGAGCTAGAAGTTGTGGACGATGAAGGAAGTGTTAAGGTGGATGTAAGTGTCAGACCTCTTGATAGTAATGCACCTAAAGAAAATGAAGAACCAAAGTCTTCTAATAAATTAGG AATTGGAAAGTCCATATTTATTAAACCTCAAACATTTCACTTGACTGTGCTCATGTTGAAGCTGTGGAACCAAAAAAGAGTTGATTTAGCAGCTCAAGTGTTGAAG AGTACCTCCTTAAGAGTGTTGGATGCATTGGATAATCGACCTGTATTTGTAAGACTGAAGGGTCTG GATTTAATGAGAGGCTCTTTGGCTAAAGCCCGAGTTGTCTATGCTCCTGCAGAAGAAATTGGTAGTGAAAATCGACTTTTACATGCCTGCA AAATTATGATTGATGCTTTTGTTGAGGCTGGGCTTGTTATTGATAAAGATGCTAAGAGTGAGTTAAAG TTGCATGCCACCGTGATGAATGCAAGGCACAGGAAAAG GGGAAAGAAGGGACGGTTCAGTTCATTCAACGCACTAGCCATTTTCGAGCATTTTGGATCTGAGGAATGGGGTGAGTATCTAATCCGTGAAGCTCATCTTTCACAAAGGTTCAAGTATGATGAGAATGGTTATTATCATTGTTGTGCTTCAATACCTTTTCCTGAAAACATTTCAAGTTAA